One stretch of Sandaracinaceae bacterium DNA includes these proteins:
- a CDS encoding chemotaxis protein CheW — translation MPEALIDVLLLEVDGRRIGLPASLVVEVLPSAAVEPLPDAPPAVEGVLNVRGEVLPVISMRHRLGMPPRPPTVDDHLVRVESGGRHLLLRVDRALDLIGVDPWRLRELDAARGAVATPEGTLVVQDAERFLTVEELETLDL, via the coding sequence ATGCCCGAGGCGTTGATCGACGTGCTCCTGCTCGAGGTCGACGGACGTCGGATCGGGCTGCCCGCTTCGCTCGTGGTGGAGGTCCTGCCCAGCGCCGCGGTGGAGCCGCTGCCGGACGCGCCCCCGGCGGTCGAGGGCGTGCTCAATGTCCGAGGGGAGGTCCTCCCCGTGATCTCGATGCGTCATCGGCTGGGCATGCCGCCGCGCCCGCCGACGGTGGACGACCACCTCGTGCGGGTCGAGAGCGGGGGGCGCCATCTGCTCCTCCGGGTCGATCGCGCGCTCGACCTGATCGGCGTCGACCCCTGGCGGCTCCGCGAGCTCGACGCGGCGCGTGGGGCCGTCGCGACCCCCGAGGGGACGCTGGTCGTCCAGGACGCCGAGCGCTTCCTGACCGTCGAGGAGCTCGAGACGCTGGATCTCTGA